The Bradyrhizobium ottawaense genome window below encodes:
- a CDS encoding PAS domain S-box protein, with the protein MSAPATDDGGAAAPGQTRRGHPGSPANIRLTLATRLAIAMILLVAVTVAAVGWLGFRNTTQAVIPRVLERVEAQSRLLAANLESYVAGVRGDLIGYRSAAAINGLIRARLGGGVDPLDGVTEQTWRDRIATRLAAEIEAKPSYGQFRIIGLDDDQRELVRVDRSGPHGAARIVPNSELERKGDRAYFQDTMRLAPGEIYVSPIDLATRQGGTTVLHTPTLRVATPLFTPNGKPFGIIIANIDMRPALDRIRSTASSGGEIYVVNSHGDYLVHPDRAREFASLQGRPTNWRDDFPFFSAMAGTSDLSTRLMTDASGRPTGAAIAPALLAGKEWTAIIVTIPPSVFGRVPAAIQKTSVLVGVLAVLAAAALAVLLARSLTRPIGRLTAAVEAIGRGRQADIPVDASGETGVLARAFAQMVEETRAKTAALEREIREHRRTEAARSHHAAREQLFSAAVESSDDAIVMQTLDAIITGWNPAAERLYGYSASEAIGKSTAIIVPPDRREHGKDYLARIARGESIERFETVRLRKDGTPVEISLSLSPIRGPSGEIIGVSGTAHSLTEARRAERQLQQQLEERRQIFDTSQDLIMVMDPRGHVAQISPSSETILGYRPDEMIGRSGADFIHPDHLAQSREDMRALRRGERPKLGDTRCFHKNGHEVWLSWLGNWSEQAQRFFFVGRDMTEARLAQESLRESERLARNIVETSLDAFIQTDETSSILNWNSQAEQLFGWRRDEVLGKSTIDLIVAESERERVRAGLKQFLKNEDGRTLNRRRELMCCRRDGKEFKAELSVTALKRREGLLFNVFYRDLTDKIAAEERIRHAEKMEAVGQLTGGVAHDFNNILTVITGTIEILAEAVEKEPQLAAITKMIDEAAARGADLTQHLLAFARKQPLQPREIDINSLVVDTAKLLRPTLGEQIQIESVFEDENCVAIVDPNQLTTAILNLALNARDAMPGGGKLIVETGAAYLDEVYASGNDVRPGHYVLIAVSDTGTGIPANMLPRVFDPFFTSKGPGKGTGLGLSMVYGFIKQSAGHIKIYSEEGHGTTIKMYLPPGKTPTAIGEGVTPATIEGGHETILVVEDDRLVRDYVLAQLHALGYVTLQAANAAEALAIVAAGRPFDLLFTDVIMPGKMNGRQLADELMKTRPDLRVVYTSGYTENAIIHHGRLDSGVLLLAKPYRKSDLARIIRKALSG; encoded by the coding sequence ATGTCAGCTCCGGCCACCGATGACGGGGGCGCCGCTGCTCCAGGCCAGACCAGGCGCGGTCATCCGGGAAGCCCTGCGAACATCCGCTTGACCCTCGCAACGCGGCTGGCGATCGCGATGATCCTGCTGGTGGCGGTCACCGTGGCCGCAGTCGGATGGCTCGGCTTTCGCAACACCACGCAAGCGGTCATTCCGCGCGTCCTGGAGCGGGTCGAGGCCCAGTCACGCCTGCTCGCGGCCAACCTGGAATCCTATGTTGCCGGAGTCCGCGGCGATTTGATCGGCTATCGCTCTGCCGCGGCCATCAACGGCCTGATCCGCGCCCGTCTCGGCGGAGGAGTTGACCCCCTTGACGGCGTTACAGAGCAGACCTGGCGCGACCGCATCGCGACGCGGCTCGCAGCCGAGATCGAGGCCAAGCCCAGCTACGGGCAGTTTCGCATCATCGGTCTCGACGACGACCAGCGCGAGCTGGTCCGCGTCGACCGCTCCGGCCCGCATGGAGCGGCGCGGATCGTCCCCAACAGCGAGCTGGAGCGCAAGGGCGACCGAGCCTACTTTCAGGACACGATGAGGCTGGCGCCGGGCGAGATTTACGTGTCGCCGATCGATCTCGCGACCCGCCAGGGGGGCACCACGGTCTTGCACACTCCGACGCTGCGGGTCGCTACGCCGCTGTTCACGCCGAATGGCAAGCCGTTCGGGATCATCATCGCCAATATCGACATGCGTCCGGCCCTCGACCGCATCCGCTCGACGGCGAGCTCGGGTGGCGAGATCTACGTCGTGAATTCGCACGGCGATTATCTCGTTCATCCCGATCGCGCGCGGGAATTCGCCTCATTGCAGGGCCGCCCCACCAACTGGCGCGATGATTTTCCATTCTTCTCGGCCATGGCCGGCACGTCGGACCTATCCACGCGGCTCATGACCGACGCGTCGGGCCGGCCGACCGGCGCGGCGATCGCGCCGGCGCTGCTGGCGGGCAAGGAATGGACCGCAATCATCGTGACCATTCCCCCGTCCGTCTTCGGCCGGGTGCCGGCCGCCATTCAAAAGACGTCCGTGCTGGTCGGCGTGCTCGCCGTCCTCGCCGCAGCGGCGCTCGCGGTGCTGCTGGCGCGCTCATTGACCCGCCCGATCGGCCGCCTGACCGCGGCCGTGGAGGCGATCGGCCGCGGACGGCAGGCGGACATCCCCGTCGATGCCAGCGGCGAGACGGGCGTGCTGGCGCGGGCTTTCGCCCAGATGGTCGAAGAGACGCGGGCGAAGACAGCCGCTCTCGAGCGCGAGATCCGGGAGCATCGCCGCACCGAGGCCGCACGAAGCCATCATGCGGCACGCGAGCAGTTGTTCAGCGCCGCCGTCGAATCGTCCGACGATGCGATCGTGATGCAGACGCTCGACGCCATCATCACGGGCTGGAATCCGGCCGCCGAGCGGCTCTATGGCTATTCGGCGAGTGAAGCGATCGGGAAATCCACTGCGATCATCGTGCCGCCCGACCGGCGCGAGCATGGCAAGGACTATCTGGCGCGGATCGCGCGGGGCGAGTCGATCGAGCGGTTCGAGACGGTGCGCCTGCGCAAGGACGGCACGCCGGTCGAGATCTCACTCAGCCTCTCGCCGATCAGGGGGCCGTCCGGCGAGATCATCGGCGTCTCCGGGACCGCGCATAGTCTCACCGAGGCGCGGCGGGCCGAGCGGCAGCTGCAGCAGCAGCTCGAAGAGCGCCGACAGATCTTCGATACCTCGCAGGATCTGATCATGGTCATGGACCCGCGGGGCCATGTCGCGCAGATCAGCCCGAGCAGCGAGACCATTCTCGGCTACCGGCCGGACGAGATGATCGGCCGCAGCGGCGCGGACTTCATTCATCCCGACCATCTGGCGCAATCGCGCGAGGACATGCGCGCGCTGCGGCGCGGCGAGCGCCCCAAGCTCGGCGACACCCGCTGTTTCCACAAGAACGGACACGAGGTCTGGCTGTCCTGGCTCGGCAATTGGTCCGAGCAGGCGCAGCGCTTCTTCTTCGTCGGACGCGACATGACGGAAGCGCGGCTCGCGCAGGAATCGCTGCGCGAGAGCGAGCGACTCGCCCGAAACATCGTCGAGACCTCGCTCGACGCCTTCATCCAGACCGACGAGACCAGCAGCATCCTGAACTGGAATTCGCAGGCCGAGCAGCTGTTCGGCTGGCGCCGCGACGAGGTGCTCGGCAAGAGCACGATCGACCTGATCGTCGCCGAGAGCGAACGCGAGAGGGTCAGGGCCGGCCTGAAGCAATTCCTGAAGAACGAGGACGGCAGGACGCTGAACCGCCGCCGCGAGCTGATGTGCTGCCGCCGCGACGGCAAGGAATTCAAGGCCGAGCTGAGCGTCACCGCGCTGAAGCGCCGCGAAGGCCTGCTGTTCAACGTCTTTTACCGCGACCTCACCGACAAGATCGCCGCCGAGGAGCGCATCCGCCATGCCGAGAAGATGGAGGCGGTCGGCCAGCTCACCGGCGGCGTGGCGCACGATTTCAACAACATCCTCACCGTCATCACCGGGACGATCGAGATTCTCGCGGAGGCCGTCGAAAAGGAGCCGCAGCTTGCGGCCATCACGAAGATGATCGACGAGGCCGCCGCGCGCGGCGCCGATCTGACCCAGCACCTGCTCGCCTTCGCGCGCAAGCAGCCGCTCCAGCCGCGCGAGATCGACATCAACTCGCTGGTGGTCGACACCGCGAAGCTGTTGAGGCCGACGCTGGGCGAGCAGATCCAGATCGAATCGGTGTTCGAGGACGAGAATTGCGTCGCGATCGTCGATCCCAACCAGCTCACCACCGCGATCCTCAATCTCGCGCTCAATGCCCGCGACGCCATGCCCGGCGGCGGCAAGCTGATCGTGGAGACCGGCGCCGCCTATCTCGACGAGGTCTATGCCAGCGGCAACGACGTCCGTCCCGGCCATTACGTGCTGATCGCCGTGAGCGACACCGGCACCGGGATCCCTGCGAACATGCTGCCCAGGGTGTTCGATCCCTTCTTCACCTCGAAGGGACCGGGCAAGGGCACCGGACTCGGGCTGTCGATGGTCTATGGCTTCATCAAGCAGTCCGCAGGCCACATCAAGATCTACAGCGAGGAAGGCCACGGCACCACGATCAAGATGTACCTGCCGCCCGGCAAGACGCCGACGGCCATCGGCGAGGGCGTGACGCCTGCGACGATCGAGGGCGGACACGAGACGATCCTGGTGGTCGAGGACGACCGGCTGGTGCGCGACTACGTGCTGGCGCAGCTGCATGCGCTGGGTTACGTCACCTTGCAGGCCGCGAACGCGGCGGAGGCGCTCGCGATCGTTGCCGCCGGCAGGCCGTTCGACCTGCTGTTCACCGACGTCATCATGCCCGGCAAGATGAACGGACGGCAGCTCGCCGACGAACTGATGAAGACACGCCCCGATCTCAGGGTGGTCTACACGTCAGGCTATACCGAGAATGCGATCATCCATCACGGCCGGCTGGATTCCGGCGTCCTGCTGCTGGCCAAGCCCTATCGCAAATCGGATCTCGCGCGGATCATCCGCAAGGCACTGAGCGGCTGA
- the araD gene encoding L-arabinonate dehydratase encodes MTKKKITPDQLRSARWFAPDDLRSFGHRSRTMQMGYAPEEWKDRPIIAILNTWSDAQPCHMHFKSRVDDVKRGILMAGGLPLELPALSLSESLLKPTTMLYRNLLAMDAEELLRSHPVDGVVLMGGCDKTTPALLLGATSMNIPAIYLPAGPMLRGNWKGKTLGSGSDGWKYWDERRAGKISDKDWLDIEAGIARSYGTCMTMGTASTMTAIAEAIGMTLPGASSIPAADANHIRMASECGRRIVEMVWEDLTPKVIQTRKAFENAIAVAMAMGCSTNAIIHLIAQARRAGKDIGLDDFEIASRKVPVIANVRPSGDAYLMEDFFYAGGLPALMGQIKPHLHLDCITVTGKTLAENIAGAEVHNADVIRSVDNPIYKEGALAVLKGNLAPDGCVIKPSACAPRFLKHTGPALVFDDYPSMKKAVDDPDLDVTEDHILILRNAGPQGGPGMPEWGMLPIPTKLVKQGVRDMVRLSDARMSGTSYGACILHVSPESYIGGPLALVQNGDRITLDVAARTINLDVPEAELAKRRAAWKQPERRFERGYGWMFTKHIKQANDGCDFDFLETDFGAPIGEPSIY; translated from the coding sequence ATGACCAAGAAGAAAATAACGCCCGACCAGCTCCGCAGCGCGCGCTGGTTCGCGCCCGACGATCTCCGCTCGTTCGGCCACCGCTCCCGCACCATGCAGATGGGCTACGCGCCGGAGGAGTGGAAGGACCGGCCGATCATCGCGATCCTCAACACCTGGTCGGACGCGCAGCCCTGCCACATGCACTTCAAGTCGCGCGTCGACGACGTCAAGCGCGGCATCCTGATGGCCGGCGGCCTGCCGCTGGAGCTGCCGGCGCTATCGCTGTCGGAATCGCTGCTGAAGCCGACCACCATGCTCTATCGCAATCTGTTGGCGATGGACGCGGAGGAGCTCTTGCGCAGCCATCCCGTCGACGGCGTCGTGCTGATGGGCGGCTGCGACAAGACCACGCCGGCGCTGCTGCTGGGCGCGACGTCGATGAACATTCCGGCGATCTATCTGCCGGCCGGCCCGATGCTGCGCGGCAATTGGAAGGGCAAGACGCTCGGCTCCGGCTCGGACGGCTGGAAATACTGGGACGAGCGCCGCGCCGGAAAGATCTCCGACAAGGACTGGCTCGACATCGAGGCCGGCATCGCCCGCAGCTACGGCACCTGCATGACCATGGGCACGGCCTCGACCATGACGGCCATTGCCGAAGCGATCGGCATGACGCTGCCCGGCGCCTCCTCGATCCCCGCGGCCGACGCCAATCACATCCGCATGGCCTCTGAATGCGGCCGACGCATCGTCGAGATGGTTTGGGAGGATTTGACGCCGAAGGTGATCCAGACCAGAAAAGCCTTCGAGAACGCGATTGCGGTCGCGATGGCGATGGGCTGCTCGACCAACGCCATCATCCATCTGATCGCGCAGGCTCGCCGCGCCGGCAAGGACATCGGCCTCGACGATTTCGAGATCGCGAGCCGCAAGGTGCCCGTGATCGCCAACGTGCGGCCGAGCGGCGATGCGTATCTGATGGAAGACTTCTTCTATGCCGGCGGCCTGCCGGCGCTGATGGGGCAGATCAAGCCGCATCTGCATCTCGACTGCATCACCGTCACCGGCAAGACACTGGCTGAGAACATCGCGGGCGCCGAGGTGCACAATGCCGATGTGATCCGCTCGGTCGACAATCCCATTTACAAGGAAGGCGCGCTCGCCGTGCTCAAGGGCAATCTCGCGCCCGACGGCTGCGTCATCAAGCCTTCCGCCTGTGCGCCGCGCTTCCTCAAGCACACCGGGCCGGCGCTGGTGTTCGACGATTATCCCTCGATGAAGAAGGCGGTCGACGATCCCGATCTCGATGTCACCGAAGACCACATTCTCATCCTGCGCAATGCGGGGCCGCAAGGTGGCCCGGGCATGCCGGAATGGGGCATGCTGCCGATCCCGACCAAGCTCGTGAAGCAGGGCGTGCGCGACATGGTGCGCCTCTCGGATGCGCGCATGAGCGGCACCAGCTATGGCGCCTGCATCCTGCACGTCTCGCCGGAATCCTACATCGGCGGCCCGCTGGCGCTGGTGCAGAACGGCGACCGCATCACGCTCGACGTTGCCGCCCGCACCATCAATCTCGACGTCCCCGAAGCCGAGCTCGCAAAACGCCGCGCCGCCTGGAAACAGCCCGAGCGCCGCTTCGAGCGCGGCTATGGCTGGATGTTCACCAAGCACATCAAGCAGGCCAATGACGGCTGTGACTTCGACTTCCTCGAGACCGATTTCGGCGCGCCGATCGGCGAGCCGTCTATTTACTAG
- a CDS encoding ABC transporter ATP-binding protein — translation MALLDVSSVTLRYKTSSAVVTATERVSFTVDKSDRFVLLGPSGCGKSTLLKAVGGYMTPSEGRMTIGDREIHGPGADRMMIFQEFDQLLPWKSVLANVMFPLLTARKLSRRDAEAKARAYIEKVGLTRVVDAYPHTLSGGMKQRVAIARGMAMEPDILLMDEPFAALDALTRRTCQDELLQLWSETKFTVLFVTHSIAEAIRIGNRILLLSPHPGRVKAEVIDVDKVSNEDGSAGRLEKEIHDLLFAGEATAH, via the coding sequence ATGGCGCTGCTCGACGTCAGCTCCGTGACGCTGCGCTACAAGACCTCCAGCGCAGTCGTCACCGCCACGGAGAGGGTGAGTTTCACGGTCGACAAGTCCGACCGCTTCGTGCTGCTGGGTCCGTCCGGCTGCGGCAAGTCGACCCTGCTCAAGGCCGTCGGCGGCTACATGACCCCGAGCGAGGGCCGCATGACCATAGGCGATCGCGAGATCCACGGTCCCGGCGCCGACCGGATGATGATCTTCCAGGAGTTCGACCAGCTCCTGCCGTGGAAGAGCGTGCTCGCCAACGTCATGTTTCCGCTGCTGACTGCGCGAAAACTGTCGCGCAGGGACGCCGAGGCCAAGGCACGGGCCTATATCGAGAAGGTCGGCCTCACCCGCGTGGTCGATGCCTATCCGCACACGCTGTCCGGCGGCATGAAGCAGCGCGTCGCGATCGCGCGCGGCATGGCGATGGAGCCTGATATCCTCTTGATGGACGAGCCGTTCGCGGCGCTCGATGCGTTGACGCGCCGCACCTGCCAGGACGAGCTGCTCCAGCTCTGGAGCGAGACCAAGTTCACCGTGCTGTTCGTGACCCATTCGATTGCGGAGGCGATCCGCATCGGCAACCGCATCCTGCTGCTGTCGCCGCATCCCGGCCGCGTCAAGGCCGAGGTGATCGACGTCGACAAGGTCTCGAACGAAGACGGCAGCGCCGGCCGGCTGGAGAAGGAGATCCACGATCTCCTGTTCGCCGGCGAAGCCACCGCGCATTGA
- a CDS encoding ribonuclease activity regulator RraA, producing the protein MTKLSEATRNKLKSVSTATVATALFKRGLRIQMIQDVHPLGADQPTMVGEAFTLRYMPAREDLNTIDVFKDRSHPQRKAVEDCPAGSVLVMDSRKDARAASAGAILVTRLMKRGVAGVVTDGGFRDSAEIAKLGIPAYHHRPSAPTNLTLHQAIEINVPIGCGDAPVFPGDVILGDADGVIVIPAHLADEIANETFEMTAFEDFVTEEVGKGRGIFGLYPATDPQTLTDFAEWRKKNGR; encoded by the coding sequence ATGACAAAACTCAGCGAAGCCACCCGCAACAAGCTCAAATCCGTCTCCACGGCCACAGTGGCCACCGCCTTGTTCAAGCGCGGCCTGCGGATCCAGATGATCCAGGACGTGCATCCGCTCGGTGCCGACCAGCCGACCATGGTCGGCGAAGCCTTCACGCTGCGCTACATGCCGGCGCGCGAGGATCTCAACACCATCGACGTCTTCAAGGATCGCTCCCATCCGCAGCGCAAGGCGGTCGAGGATTGTCCGGCAGGCAGCGTTCTGGTGATGGACAGTCGCAAGGACGCGCGCGCGGCCTCGGCCGGCGCGATCCTGGTGACGCGCTTGATGAAGCGCGGTGTCGCCGGTGTCGTCACCGACGGCGGCTTTCGCGATTCCGCCGAGATCGCCAAGCTCGGCATCCCCGCCTATCACCACCGCCCGTCGGCGCCGACCAATCTCACGCTGCACCAGGCGATCGAGATCAACGTGCCCATCGGCTGCGGCGATGCGCCGGTGTTCCCCGGCGACGTCATTCTCGGCGACGCCGACGGCGTGATCGTGATCCCCGCCCATCTCGCCGACGAGATCGCCAACGAAACCTTCGAGATGACGGCGTTTGAGGATTTCGTCACCGAGGAAGTCGGCAAGGGACGTGGCATCTTCGGTCTCTATCCCGCCACCGATCCGCAGACGCTCACCGACTTCGCGGAGTGGCGGAAGAAGAACGGCCGCTAA
- a CDS encoding ABC transporter permease: MGEARILLRAEPVAAIGAGEVERKLSVLELLWNDGFVRKSVIILFLAAVWEAYGLTLDNPLLFPTLHDTAITLFDRVKDGTIPMRAWTSLKVLFMGYSAGIALAAIFTVLAISTRIGTDFLETVTAMFNPLPAIALLPLALIWFGLGNGSLVFVLIHSVLWPVALNTHSGFKSVSNTLRMVGRNYGLSGLPYVAKILIPAAFGSILTGLKIGWAFAWRTLIAAELVFGVSSGQGGLGWFIFENRNLLDIPAVFAGLLTVIIIGLFVENLIFRAIERNTVQKWGTQS, encoded by the coding sequence ATGGGCGAAGCCAGGATATTGCTGCGGGCCGAACCGGTTGCTGCCATCGGCGCAGGCGAGGTCGAGCGCAAGCTGAGCGTGCTTGAGCTGTTGTGGAACGACGGCTTCGTCCGCAAGTCGGTGATCATCCTGTTCCTGGCGGCGGTCTGGGAAGCCTACGGCCTCACCCTCGACAATCCGCTGCTGTTCCCGACACTGCACGACACCGCGATCACGCTGTTCGACCGCGTCAAGGACGGCACCATTCCGATGCGGGCCTGGACGTCGCTGAAAGTTCTGTTCATGGGCTATTCGGCCGGCATCGCGCTCGCCGCCATCTTCACCGTGCTCGCGATCTCGACCCGCATCGGCACCGATTTCCTCGAGACTGTCACGGCGATGTTCAATCCGTTGCCGGCGATCGCGCTGCTGCCGCTGGCCCTGATCTGGTTCGGCCTCGGCAATGGCAGCCTCGTCTTCGTGCTGATCCATTCGGTGCTGTGGCCGGTCGCGCTCAACACCCATTCCGGCTTCAAGAGCGTGTCCAACACGCTGCGCATGGTCGGCCGCAATTACGGCCTGAGCGGCTTGCCCTACGTCGCAAAAATTCTCATCCCGGCCGCCTTCGGCTCGATCCTCACCGGCCTCAAGATCGGCTGGGCCTTTGCCTGGCGCACGCTGATCGCGGCGGAGCTGGTGTTCGGCGTGTCCTCGGGGCAGGGCGGGCTCGGCTGGTTCATCTTCGAGAACCGCAATTTGCTCGACATACCCGCCGTGTTCGCGGGCCTCTTGACGGTGATCATCATCGGGCTCTTTGTCGAGAACCTGATCTTCCGCGCCATCGAGCGGAACACCGTGCAGAAATGGGGCACCCAATCATGA
- a CDS encoding response regulator — translation MANILIVDDDPAVQLTIRLLLERAGHHVTVAGDGRKGLALFEASRFDLLFLDIFMPGMDGLETMRHIRVLAPAIPIIVISGRSITPDAYAEPDFLKMATKLGAVASLQKPFRPDALLAAVDGCLKAGEPEGSDVSSGHR, via the coding sequence GTGGCCAACATCCTGATCGTGGATGACGACCCGGCCGTCCAACTCACGATCCGGCTGCTCCTGGAGAGGGCCGGTCATCACGTCACCGTCGCGGGCGATGGCCGCAAGGGACTTGCGCTGTTCGAGGCCAGCCGGTTCGACCTCCTGTTTCTCGACATCTTCATGCCCGGCATGGACGGGCTGGAGACGATGCGTCACATCCGGGTGCTGGCTCCGGCCATTCCGATCATCGTCATTTCCGGCCGTTCGATCACGCCGGATGCCTATGCGGAGCCGGACTTCCTGAAGATGGCGACCAAGCTCGGCGCGGTGGCAAGTTTGCAAAAGCCGTTCCGGCCCGACGCCCTGCTCGCCGCGGTCGATGGCTGCCTGAAAGCAGGCGAGCCGGAGGGGTCCGATGTCAGCTCCGGCCACCGATGA
- a CDS encoding ABC transporter substrate-binding protein: MIKPFQRGAAAIALIVATVLAASPARAQQKSEIALSRQPGIFYMPSHIMEKLKLIEKHAASLGLAGVTTKWITFSGGGAQTDALLAGGVDILNTGTGNLLLLWDRTRGGVKGIVATSAQPMTLISRDANIKSIRDFGPSDKIAVPTVKVSTQAIVLQIAAAEAFGADQWSKLDANTVQLGHPDAYAALSNPKHEVHNHFSIPPFTFLELKNVPGAHIVLSSPDVMGGPLSQAQFFTTTKFAEANPKIIQAVRDATKEAQALIRSDTKQAVEIYKEITGDKTSVEELLDLLKEPGMMEWNLEPQGTMKFAAHLFKTGTLKSQPKAWTDYYLPVAHDLKGN, from the coding sequence ATGATCAAGCCATTCCAGCGTGGCGCTGCCGCCATCGCCCTGATCGTCGCAACCGTGCTGGCGGCTTCGCCGGCGCGTGCGCAGCAGAAATCCGAGATCGCGCTGTCGCGCCAGCCCGGCATTTTCTACATGCCGAGCCACATCATGGAGAAGCTGAAGCTGATCGAGAAGCACGCAGCTTCACTCGGCCTCGCGGGCGTCACCACCAAATGGATCACCTTCTCCGGCGGCGGCGCGCAGACCGATGCGCTGCTCGCGGGCGGCGTCGACATCCTCAACACCGGCACCGGCAATCTTCTGCTGCTGTGGGACCGCACCCGCGGCGGCGTGAAGGGCATCGTCGCGACCTCGGCGCAGCCGATGACGCTGATCAGCCGCGACGCCAACATCAAGTCGATCAGGGATTTCGGCCCCTCCGACAAGATCGCGGTGCCGACCGTCAAGGTGTCGACCCAGGCGATCGTGCTGCAGATCGCGGCCGCCGAGGCCTTCGGCGCCGACCAATGGTCGAAGCTGGATGCCAACACCGTTCAACTCGGCCATCCCGACGCTTATGCGGCGCTGTCCAATCCCAAGCACGAGGTGCACAACCACTTCTCCATCCCGCCCTTCACCTTCCTGGAGCTGAAGAACGTGCCGGGCGCGCATATCGTGCTGTCGTCGCCGGACGTGATGGGCGGGCCGCTCAGCCAGGCCCAGTTCTTCACCACCACCAAATTCGCCGAGGCCAATCCAAAGATCATCCAGGCCGTGCGCGACGCGACCAAGGAAGCGCAGGCCCTGATCCGCAGCGACACGAAGCAGGCGGTCGAGATCTACAAGGAGATCACCGGCGACAAGACCTCGGTCGAGGAGTTGCTCGATCTGCTCAAGGAGCCCGGCATGATGGAGTGGAATCTCGAGCCGCAGGGCACGATGAAATTCGCTGCGCATCTGTTCAAGACCGGCACGCTGAAGAGCCAGCCCAAGGCCTGGACGGATTATTATCTCCCCGTCGCGCACGATCTGAAGGGCAACTGA
- a CDS encoding GntR family transcriptional regulator, protein METAHPAPRAARPGARLDRARQAAPQVFERLRNAILALELPPGSPLSRTDLAAQFGVSSTPIRDALMRLEEEGLVDVFPQHATVVSRVDVGRAEQAHFLRQALELEIVRLLAEQHDQALVLRLDHVIALQQQFAKAGDFESFIAADNDFHAQLYAAAGKQELWTLVRSRSGHIDRLRRLHLPSPGKAQNIVRHHKLITRAIEAGDSDAAQQHLRKHLSGTLSELDKIRSHYPEYLTD, encoded by the coding sequence ATGGAAACAGCCCATCCCGCGCCCCGCGCGGCCCGCCCCGGCGCGCGGCTCGACCGGGCCCGGCAGGCCGCGCCGCAGGTGTTCGAGCGGCTGCGCAACGCCATTCTCGCGCTCGAACTGCCCCCGGGCTCGCCGCTGTCGCGCACGGATCTCGCCGCGCAATTCGGGGTCAGCTCGACGCCGATCCGCGACGCCCTGATGCGGCTCGAGGAAGAAGGGCTCGTGGACGTGTTTCCGCAGCACGCGACCGTGGTCAGCCGGGTCGATGTCGGCCGCGCCGAGCAGGCGCATTTCCTGCGCCAGGCGCTGGAGCTCGAAATCGTCCGGCTGCTCGCGGAGCAGCATGACCAGGCCCTGGTCCTCCGCCTCGACCATGTGATCGCGCTTCAGCAGCAGTTCGCGAAAGCCGGGGACTTCGAGAGCTTCATCGCCGCCGACAATGATTTTCACGCCCAGCTTTATGCGGCGGCCGGCAAGCAGGAGCTCTGGACGCTGGTGCGCAGCCGCAGCGGACATATCGACCGGCTGCGCCGGCTGCATTTGCCCTCACCCGGCAAGGCCCAGAACATCGTCCGTCACCACAAGCTGATCACCCGCGCGATCGAAGCCGGAGATTCCGATGCCGCGCAACAGCATCTGCGCAAGCATTTGTCGGGCACGCTCAGCGAACTCGACAAGATCCGGAGCCATTATCCGGAATATCTGACCGATTAG